In Desulfovibrio oxyclinae DSM 11498, a single genomic region encodes these proteins:
- a CDS encoding amidohydrolase: protein MSVTYIKNAFLVTMNGQREIFEAGGVLVRDGRIESVGFVDEASVPENAEIIDAGGKVVMPGLINTHVHLSQQLGRGLGDDVDLLTWLHERTWPYERSLTAEDNHVSSLACCLEMIRSGVTCFAEPGGQHVDTMGRAVEQAGIRGILARSTMDRGEGIPEHTKESADDCIARQVEHMDRWHGAANGRIRVWLGLRTIFNNSDELILKSRELADARGIGMHMHVAEVKEEIDFAKADRGLPTVEHLGRIGALGPNLLAVHTVWITPREMDLFRLHDVKVSHCPGAAMKVLGFAPVPEMLQRGICVSIGTDGAPCNNRMDMFDEMYLTAMIHKGRTLDPTAVPAQSVLEMATVNGARATLWEDGIGSLEPGKAADLIMVDMHSHPGSMPVHDAVANLVYAMRSSCVESVMCDGNWVMRDRKVLTMDEEAVLNEAQQRADAVRKRAGIELPQRFPIRRR from the coding sequence ATGTCGGTGACATATATAAAGAATGCCTTTCTTGTAACCATGAACGGTCAGCGGGAGATTTTCGAAGCGGGCGGCGTGCTTGTACGCGACGGACGCATTGAAAGCGTCGGGTTTGTTGATGAGGCTTCCGTTCCGGAAAACGCCGAGATCATTGACGCGGGCGGCAAGGTGGTTATGCCGGGGCTCATCAACACACATGTCCACCTTTCCCAGCAGCTCGGCCGGGGGCTTGGTGATGACGTGGACCTGCTGACGTGGCTGCATGAGCGTACCTGGCCCTATGAACGTAGCCTCACCGCCGAGGACAACCACGTCTCCTCGCTTGCCTGTTGTCTTGAAATGATCCGTTCCGGCGTGACCTGCTTCGCCGAACCGGGCGGCCAGCACGTGGACACCATGGGCCGTGCCGTGGAGCAGGCAGGAATCCGCGGCATCCTCGCCCGCTCCACCATGGACCGCGGCGAAGGCATACCTGAGCACACAAAAGAATCCGCCGACGACTGCATCGCCCGACAGGTCGAACACATGGACCGCTGGCACGGCGCGGCAAACGGCAGAATCCGGGTCTGGCTCGGACTGCGCACCATTTTCAACAACTCTGATGAGCTCATCCTCAAGTCCAGAGAGCTGGCGGACGCACGCGGCATCGGGATGCACATGCATGTCGCCGAGGTAAAGGAAGAGATCGACTTCGCCAAGGCCGACCGTGGCCTGCCAACGGTGGAGCATCTTGGCCGCATCGGCGCGCTGGGTCCCAACCTGCTGGCCGTGCACACCGTCTGGATCACACCGAGGGAAATGGACCTGTTCCGCCTGCATGACGTGAAGGTCTCCCACTGCCCCGGCGCGGCCATGAAGGTTCTGGGGTTCGCTCCGGTGCCGGAAATGCTGCAACGCGGCATCTGCGTTTCCATCGGCACGGACGGCGCGCCCTGTAACAACCGCATGGACATGTTCGACGAGATGTACCTGACGGCCATGATCCACAAGGGCCGCACCCTTGACCCCACGGCGGTGCCTGCTCAGTCCGTTCTGGAAATGGCCACGGTCAACGGCGCACGGGCCACTCTCTGGGAAGACGGCATCGGCTCGCTGGAGCCGGGCAAGGCTGCGGACCTGATCATGGTGGACATGCACTCCCACCCCGGTTCCATGCCCGTGCACGACGCCGTGGCCAACCTCGTCTACGCCATGCGCTCCAGCTGCGTGGAGTCGGTCATGTGCGACGGCAACTGGGTGATGCGCGACCGCAAGGTGCTGACGATGGATGAAGAAGCCGTGCTGAATGAGGCCCAGCAACGAGCCGACGCGGTTCGAAAGCGAGCAGGGATCGAACTGCCGCAACGGTTTCCGATTCGCCGCAGATAG
- a CDS encoding Hpt domain-containing protein, producing the protein MRDPVLEVFIEETEERLNSVESGLLNIEQGKLDDTVIHGIFRDAHSIKAGANLLKLQNIETLAHKLENILEMIRKKQGTPTDMTFTALLETVDKLRELVENVEKSNEISIRLQEAMLNMVADKMMETRQ; encoded by the coding sequence ATGAGAGACCCCGTACTGGAAGTCTTCATAGAAGAGACCGAAGAACGCCTGAACTCCGTGGAGTCCGGACTGCTCAACATTGAACAGGGCAAACTGGACGACACGGTCATTCACGGCATTTTTCGTGACGCCCACTCCATCAAGGCTGGCGCCAACCTTCTGAAACTGCAGAACATCGAGACACTGGCCCACAAGCTGGAGAACATCCTCGAAATGATCCGCAAGAAGCAGGGAACGCCCACGGACATGACCTTCACCGCTCTGTTGGAGACCGTGGACAAACTGCGGGAGCTGGTGGAAAATGTCGAAAAGAGCAACGAAATCAGCATCCGCCTACAGGAGGCGATGCTGAACATGGTCGCCGACAAGATGATGGAAACGAGGCAGTAG
- a CDS encoding UbiD family decarboxylase, with amino-acid sequence MGFKNTRECLDALERRGELVRIEKAVDPHIEAGAIQRRVFQAGGPALLFTNVKGTRFPMAANIFGTRERMHFLFSDTLRTVERLMRLKFDPMAALKRPWDYLGGPRSAWHSLPKRVKNGPVMRNECRVTELPELVSWPMDGGGYVTLPQVYSEDPTKPGFSGSNLGMYRVQLTGNDYTPDEEVGLHYQIHRGIGHHHAEALKRGEKLRVNVFVGGPPSMTLAAVMPLPEGFPEILFAGMMGGHRIPMVMRPDGLPIPAEADFCISGVVETVEKPEGPFGDHLGYYSLTHDFPVLRVEHVYHRDDAIWPFTTVGRPPQEDTIFGEFIHEMTGDLVSSVFAGVHEVHAVDAAGVHPLLLAVGSERYVPYAAERQPQELITNALSLLGTTQTSLSKYVLIAAKEDSPDVSAHHIPEFFRHLLERVDLGRDFHFITRTTIDTLDYSGISLNQGSKVIMSVAGPVRRELGTELPAGLDLPKGFGEPRVFAPGIMVLQGPNHDRPRDTSDPSFDALGEQLERVEGIERFPFIVVADDAEFTARNWDNFLWVAFTRSDPATDMYGAGSFIHCKHWGAEKAVIIDARLKTYHAPPLEPVPEVERMVDDLGAPGGPLHGII; translated from the coding sequence ATGGGATTTAAAAATACACGCGAATGCCTTGATGCTCTTGAGCGTCGAGGAGAGCTGGTGCGCATCGAAAAGGCCGTGGACCCGCACATCGAGGCGGGGGCCATTCAGCGCCGCGTTTTTCAGGCAGGCGGCCCGGCGCTGCTCTTCACCAACGTCAAGGGAACGCGCTTTCCCATGGCCGCGAACATCTTCGGTACGCGCGAGCGTATGCATTTCCTCTTCAGCGATACGCTGCGGACCGTCGAACGGCTCATGCGGTTGAAGTTTGATCCAATGGCCGCGCTCAAGCGTCCGTGGGATTATCTCGGGGGCCCGCGTTCCGCATGGCATTCACTGCCCAAGCGAGTGAAAAACGGACCGGTCATGCGCAATGAATGCCGGGTGACCGAACTGCCCGAGTTGGTCTCATGGCCAATGGACGGCGGGGGATACGTCACTCTGCCGCAGGTCTACTCGGAAGACCCCACGAAGCCCGGCTTTTCCGGCTCCAACCTCGGCATGTACCGGGTGCAACTCACCGGAAACGACTATACCCCGGACGAGGAAGTGGGCCTGCATTACCAGATCCATCGGGGCATAGGGCATCACCACGCCGAAGCCCTCAAGCGCGGCGAAAAGCTCAGGGTCAACGTCTTCGTGGGCGGCCCGCCGAGTATGACGCTGGCGGCGGTCATGCCCCTGCCAGAGGGTTTTCCGGAAATACTTTTTGCCGGAATGATGGGCGGGCATCGCATCCCCATGGTCATGCGTCCGGACGGACTGCCGATTCCGGCCGAAGCAGACTTCTGCATCAGCGGCGTGGTGGAGACCGTGGAGAAGCCCGAAGGACCTTTCGGCGATCACCTCGGCTACTACAGCCTGACGCATGACTTCCCGGTGCTGCGCGTGGAACACGTCTATCATCGTGACGATGCCATCTGGCCGTTTACCACCGTGGGCCGTCCCCCGCAGGAAGACACCATCTTCGGTGAGTTCATCCATGAGATGACGGGCGATCTGGTGTCCTCGGTGTTCGCCGGGGTGCACGAGGTCCACGCGGTGGACGCGGCTGGCGTGCATCCACTGCTGCTGGCCGTTGGTTCAGAACGGTACGTTCCGTATGCTGCGGAAAGGCAGCCGCAGGAGCTCATCACCAACGCGCTCTCGCTGCTGGGGACCACCCAGACCTCGCTCTCCAAATACGTGCTCATAGCCGCCAAGGAAGACAGCCCGGACGTCTCCGCGCATCATATCCCCGAGTTTTTCAGGCATCTGTTGGAGCGCGTTGATCTCGGGCGCGATTTCCATTTCATCACCCGCACGACCATCGATACGCTGGACTATTCGGGCATCAGCCTCAATCAGGGCTCCAAGGTCATCATGTCGGTGGCCGGACCGGTCCGCCGCGAACTCGGCACCGAGTTGCCTGCAGGGCTTGATCTGCCAAAAGGCTTTGGTGAGCCGAGGGTGTTCGCGCCGGGCATCATGGTGCTTCAGGGGCCGAACCACGACCGACCGCGCGACACGTCCGACCCGAGCTTCGATGCGCTGGGCGAGCAGCTGGAGCGCGTGGAGGGCATCGAGCGGTTCCCGTTCATCGTGGTGGCGGACGATGCGGAATTCACCGCCAGAAACTGGGACAACTTCCTCTGGGTGGCATTCACCCGTTCCGACCCGGCCACGGACATGTACGGTGCGGGCAGCTTTATTCACTGCAAGCACTGGGGTGCGGAAAAGGCCGTGATCATTGACGCGCGCCTCAAGACATATCATGCTCCGCCGCTGGAACCGGTTCCGGAAGTGGAGCGAATGGTGGACGACCTCGGCGCGCCCGGCGGGCCGCTGCACGGCATAATCTAG
- a CDS encoding chemotaxis protein: MKKADSPIDTGILLETGTNELELLEFYIEESAPEGEQPVRHHFGINVAKVMQVIETPNLEPPESAPHPSFLGTIPLREVILAVLDLSVWLEIDMPKTERDIVIVTEFSQSVTGFLVSGVTEIHRVGWREVIPPSGVIAKSTDAIVGLVDKEDRFIQLLDLETILSEFEDHDTDNVAVAEREYKAVVCDDSATIRMMVDANLKAANFRHRILNNGEEALKALLELKRVAEEEDRDITDFVDVVISDIEMPLMDGFTLTKNIKQDPVLGKLPVILYSSIITDELRHKGDSVGADHQISKPELNRIAEKAIQLIEGHTE; encoded by the coding sequence ATGAAAAAAGCCGACTCCCCCATCGATACGGGGATACTCCTTGAAACGGGAACCAACGAACTCGAACTCCTTGAATTCTACATTGAGGAGAGTGCGCCCGAGGGTGAACAACCCGTACGGCATCACTTCGGCATCAACGTGGCCAAGGTCATGCAGGTCATCGAGACACCGAATCTCGAACCGCCGGAATCCGCGCCTCACCCGTCCTTTCTTGGCACCATCCCGCTGCGCGAAGTGATTCTGGCCGTGCTGGACCTGAGCGTCTGGCTCGAAATCGACATGCCCAAGACCGAACGCGATATCGTCATCGTCACGGAGTTCAGCCAGTCCGTGACCGGATTCCTCGTCTCGGGCGTTACCGAAATCCATCGCGTGGGCTGGCGGGAAGTCATTCCGCCAAGCGGCGTCATCGCCAAAAGCACCGATGCCATCGTGGGACTGGTTGACAAAGAGGACCGGTTCATCCAGTTGCTCGACCTCGAAACCATTCTTTCGGAATTCGAGGATCACGACACTGATAACGTGGCGGTAGCGGAGAGGGAGTACAAGGCGGTAGTCTGCGACGACTCGGCAACAATCCGCATGATGGTGGACGCGAACCTCAAGGCCGCAAACTTCCGGCATCGCATCCTCAACAACGGGGAAGAGGCGCTCAAGGCCCTGTTGGAACTCAAGAGAGTCGCCGAGGAAGAAGACAGGGACATCACCGACTTCGTGGACGTGGTCATTTCAGACATCGAGATGCCGCTCATGGATGGCTTCACCCTGACCAAGAACATCAAACAGGACCCGGTGCTGGGTAAGCTTCCGGTGATCCTCTATTCTTCCATCATCACCGACGAACTCCGGCACAAGGGCGACTCGGTCGGCGCCGACCATCAGATTTCCAAACCGGAACTGAACCGCATAGCCGAAAAGGCAATTCAGCTCATCGAAGGACATACCGAATGA